A genome region from Pan troglodytes isolate AG18354 chromosome 3, NHGRI_mPanTro3-v2.0_pri, whole genome shotgun sequence includes the following:
- the CDKN2AIP gene encoding CDKN2A-interacting protein isoform X2 has product MAQEVSEYLSQNPRVAAWVEALRCDGETDKHWRHRRDFLLRNAGDLAPAGGAASASTDEAADAESGTRNRQLQQLISFSMAWANHVFLGCRYPQKVMDKILSMAEGIKVTDAPTYTTRDELVAKKG; this is encoded by the exons ATGGCGCAGGAGGTGTCGGAGTACCTGAGCCAGAACCCGCGGGTGGCAGCCTGGGTGGAGGCGCTGCGCTGCGACGGCGAGACTGACAAACACTGGCGCCACCGCCGGGATTTTTTGCTTCGCAACGCCGGGGACCTGGCCCCCGCTGGCGGCGCTGCCTCCGCTAGCACGGATGAAGCTGCCGACGCCGAGAGCGGGACCCGAAACCGGCAGCTGCAGCAGCTCATCTCCTTTTCCATGGCCTGGGCGAACCACGTCTTCCTCGGGTGCCG atACCCTCAAAAAGTTATGGATAAAATACTTAGTATGGCTGAAGGCATCAAAGTGACAGATGCTCCAACCTATACAACAAGAGATGAACTGGTTGCCAAG